A single region of the Penaeus vannamei isolate JL-2024 chromosome 23, ASM4276789v1, whole genome shotgun sequence genome encodes:
- the LOC138865933 gene encoding uncharacterized protein, whose protein sequence is MSNKRNKRMPLTSNAFLELRQKFARTDSPRGQNRKSEIENSLPEEDEDAIKAHVTLLLQEMRNGTPDLLLPLRKPERTLSYRERLKYDANVSVGDLSEFPVLRHRNYVKNVGFPERDAWEKLQVSLIHLMKFLKQRCKSLKLHYMKYTEDMDRALNEQQRKEIGLVFALKLIPSLFREDENMNLVGSTEVFSTVNHF, encoded by the exons ATgtcaaataagagaaataagagaatgcCTCTAACTTCAAATGCATTTCTTGAGCTGAGGCAAAAATTTGCAAGGACAGATTCACCACGCGGCCAGAACCGAAAATCAGAGATTGAG AATTCTTTgccagaagaagatgaagatgcaaTCAAAGCACATGTCACACTTCTACTGCAAGAGATGAGGAATGGAACACCTGATCTCCTGCTCCCTCTGAGAAAACCGGAAAGAACCTTATCATATAGGGAGCGACTAAAATATGATGCCAATGTCTCAGTTGGAGACCTTTCAGAATTCCCGGTATTGAGGCATAGGAACTATGTGA AAAATGTTGGCTTCCCAGAAAGGGATGCTTGGGAGAAACTGCAGGTATCTCTAATTCATTTAATGAAGTTCTTAAAGCAAAGGTGTAAGAGCTTGAAGTTACACTATATGAAGTACACAGAGGACATGGACAGGGCTTTAAATGAACAGCAGAGGAAAG AGATTGGATTGGTTTTTGCCTTGAAATTGATCCCATCACTCTTCAGGGAGGATGAAAACATGAATTTAGTTGGCAGCACTGAGGTATTTTCTACAGTTAATCACTTCTAG